In the Salvia miltiorrhiza cultivar Shanhuang (shh) chromosome 8, IMPLAD_Smil_shh, whole genome shotgun sequence genome, cttcctccgtcccggccaaaaCGCTACATttacttttcggcacgagatttaaggagttgtagattaatgttttaagtgtgtaataataaagtgataaagtaggagagagaaagtaataaagtgataaagtaagaaagagaaggtaataaagtgataaagtaggagagagaatgtaataaagaaatacttaattagtgttaatcaagtgtttaaaatttcttatttttgccaaatatagaaatgtatcatcttcgttgggacggcccgaaaaggaatatgtagcatcttgggcgggacggagggagtacatttcaAAAATTCACAACACacattcaaaaaattaaatattcctGTATCTACCGATATGTGTGAATGATCATGTATTTCACCAAAACCCGTTCAAGTAGTTTATAGATATACATTTTATGttgttataaattttataatattttatcatacAAAAAATAAGATTGGACAAAAAATATAATCCCTCCATCCCCCAAATAATTTCCTATCTTTCCTTCTTGGGCCGTTAttcaaataacttcctatccaTTTTGGGACACTACCCCACTACTAATATTAGCCtttttattcttacttttcacattttcactactcccaatactaatcataatattttttcatcactttcaatactaattataacattttttcaccatttccaatacactcaacaaatGTCCTAAAATCCGTGCTCCTCCCTCGTAGGAAGTTATTTAGAGGACATAGGGAATATCAAACATGAGGTAATAATTACAACATTATCAACAACATAATTAAATGACCAAAATTATGTTACTatttatttcattcaaaaagaaattatataaTATGGTCATATATATAAAATCCATATAACTAACacctataaaatatttaagagATAAAAATGAACCAATACTTTAATTGGGGTAAtagaaaaaaatacaataaaaattatttgtatGATCTGGAGATGGAGTAGACGAAttgaagaacaaaaaaaaaagttattttcaaaaaatagtAAGCTGATTTGAGCggaaaaatattactccctccgtcccattacaaatgtctcattacttttgggcatagagattaagaaatatgtagaaagtagataaagtgggttggtggaaattgtttaaatattaggtatagagagagaatatattgccaaaaaaagaatgagacataTGTGATGGGACATtccattatggaaagtgagacatttgtaatgggacggagggagtacttactATTTTTGCAAAGGATTCCCcttttatgtatatatagatatagattggTTTCTAATCTGCTGAGAGGCCAATCATGAGGTTGGCTGTGGTTTAGATTAAGAACTGTAATCAATCTTGCTTTGATGTCTGGACTCTTCTGTTTATATTTTGAGTCattgagaaaaataattactatGGATTCTTGCCACTTGCCACCTTGCCTTGTCAAACTACAATGTAATGTAGTAAAATTTTCAGGAAAGAATACAACTCGAAACTTCTCGTCTATACAAACAGGCAGGGGTCAATCCTCTAGCAGGTATAGTTTCTATCTATCAATTTAATTTTccttctattttatatttttttattagctTGATGCTGCATATTTGACTGATATATACAACTCTATGGCATTTTGGGTACAAACAGTTTCCCTCCCGACCATTCATGGGCATTCTTAATCTCCCAAAGccaatcaatttattttttcttatggATCCAGTAGAAAAATGGTTGTTTTCCCCTTAACTGGTGTGGTCATTGAGGTTGTTTGGAAGTATAATTTGTGATGAAGGTAGTTTAGTCCTACTTTGTTTCAATAATCCTATCCAGCCATATTCACATGGGCATGGCAGATTATCTTGTCATTTCTAGTTGTGCTGCAATTTTCTGCAATCCTAGATAGATAATGTAATTTTCTGTAGTTCTGATATTCCGCAAAAACTGTTCCATTCTAGATGTGCATCTCGTTATTGCTTTTATGTTTTGGGCTACTCAAGATAGTTTCGGACTGATTGTTTGTTTTCCCTATATTATAACTATCACCAGGATGTTTGCCAACCTTGGCTACAATACCAGTCTGGATAGGTTTATATCAAGCTCTTTCAAATGTGGCAAATGAGGTAAACAAGAAACTGGTTGATAGCGTTGCCATATTTACTGTCACTTGGTCTGTCATGATGACTGTCttcatttttcttgttttaCCTTGATGCTAAACAGGGATTGCTGACCGAAGGGTTCTTTTGGATTCCTTCTTTGGGAGGTCCCACAACAATAGCTGCTCGACAAAGTGGAGCAGGAATTTCCTGGCTGTTCCCATTTGTGGTAATTGAAATTTAGCGCTAACAAGAATTAGAGAAAATTGCAAAAGATATGCTATACTTAAATGCATGTATCTCAATGAACCATGTTAGGAATACAGGATCCTAGCTGAAACCCACATAATGGGATAAAAGTTTAGTTGGTCTCATCGTCATTGTTTATTTTTCCTGAATTCTATTGATCAGAGGAATATGAATTATTACGGTGTTTGTGGTATAAATGGTTGACATGCATTCTCCATTGTGCATTTTGCAGGATGGACATCCTCCACTTGGTTGGCATGACACTGCAGCTTACCTTGTTTTACCTGTTCTTCTAGTTGTATCACAGTTTGTCTCGATGGAAATAATGAAGCCTCCACAAGTAAGTTTCCACatagttctctctctctctctctctctctctctgctgaATCATTCATCTTGCCACATTGCACTGATATCTTAATCCTCTTCTGGTAGACAGATGATCCAAATCAAAAGAACACGCTTCTTGTATTAAAGTTTCTCCCCCTCATGATTGGCTACTTTTCGTTGTCTGTTCCATCTGGATTGTCAATATACTGGTAATTTTCATTATGTTTTAGTTATATTTCATGGGGTGTATTTCTTCTGAATTGTATATCTAGCATTGAAAGTTTGACTGTAATGCATGCTAAGACCTATCCTTAATCTTTATCTAGGCaattaaaattctaaaacaTCCACagtattatttcataatatatgctTGATAAATTGTAGAATGAGTAACTAAAATGGCAATTTTGAGGATGCAGGTGAAATTGAGGGGGAAATAAGACTAACAAAGTAATTTAGTCTGCAATAAGGTATTCTGTAATATTTATCAGCAAGGATTGTGCTCTAAGTTTGGTTAGTCAAAACTGTAGTTATGGTCTTATCAAACAATCATAAAAGCAATTGTTATGCGTAATCTCTTTGAATACTGTATGAGTGACATTTTATGTACTGTAAAACTTAAAGCTAACCACTAAATTCAATCATTTAGGTTCACAAATAATGTGCTTAGCACAGCACAGCAAGTATGGCTACGCAAATTGGGAGGTGCAAAGCCTGCTGTGGCTGAGAACGCCAGTGGGATAATCAGTGCAGGACGTGCAAAACGGTCAGGTGCTCAGCCGGAACGAACAGGCGAAAGGTGGGGTTGTCATTCAAATGATTTTTGCTATTTGCTTTTTCAATGCCCTTCAGACCATAACTAGAATTATTTCTGAAACAGATTCAAGCAGCTTaaagaggaagagaagaagCAAAAGCTTAGTGCTCTGCCTGCAGATGATGTCCAGGCTTCAGATCCAGCTGATCCTGAGTCTGAAGATGACACAGACAATGATACTGAACCGAAGGTAGATTTTAGCTCATTGTTCACACGAGAAAAACTGCTGAATTTCTGTATGAGTTGTATTGTAGTGTCAAAGTGTTCCGCAACTTGATTTTGCTTGGAAAAGAAGTCTGTGCTACATTTTTATGTTCCCCGAACATCTAACAGTTGCTCTACAGGGGGACGGGTCCAAGATGCTTTGTTCCCCCTTCTAGCATCTTTCTGGGTAGAGAGTTTTAATAAAACCATCACCATCTACTAGTCTACTAGTTCTTTAATTCTCCTCAAGATTCCATGCTTGCAGTTTCAGTAGTAAGGGATAACCTTCTTGCACATCATTCTTGATTATGCACCTGATATATACTGTGTCTCACCTTTTTTCTTTTAGAGAGAAGGATAAGGAACTTTTCTAATAAAAATGCTCCACGTGTGCAACTTGATTCTAACGTCCATCAATAATTTTCCATTTCTTAATATAGgaatttacttcaaattatCATCGTTAAATAATGAAGTAATACCTCTAGCTCTAGTTTTCAAACACCACTCTTTCAGCCCAAGTTGTATAATTTTACCTTTTCTCATCTTTCATCTTAAACATTAATATTTCCTTTTCATAAGAGAGAAAGTATTTATATGTGTGTGGAAAGCTTTTAAAGTCTTACAGTGGAGGCATCATATTTTAGTGAGTATTCAAATAAACTTATATCATTAGAGATAGCGTCCATTTCTAGCATCATGTTATGACTTACTTATCCATCTATCCCTGTTATCTTTTGAATGATGAATTAACTTAAGAATGCCATTTGGTTACTATATCAGGACAAGGAAGCTCTTGAAGAGGCATATGTGTCTAGTAGTGCAAAACCAGTGCCTTCAGGGCCTAGGAGAAGTAAGCGATCAAAGCGGAAGCGCGCGGTATGACTCCTATGAAATTTTGTAGTTACAATGAACTTTGTATATTTGTTGAAATTTCAAATCAATATATAGTGGCCATTTTCTTTCCGGTGAATAGTTTTAAGGTCCATGATATCATCAACACCAGATTTTGTTAGGTTGAGAATCTTTGGTTATACCTTGCAATTTGAACTGGTCATACAGCCTGTCAGGTGTATATGTAGTGTAAATCAGAAGTTAGAGGTTACAGATTACAAAAGAATCATGAATAATACTTCATTTCCTTATCTGAATGGAAGAAAACCGCAGTTTGCCAAGGAAGATTACACTTTGAACTAAGATTCCGTAACAATTAGGTTTATGCAACTTCTATACCTCGATATCATAATGTTAAAAGCCAGAATTCTAAATTGTTATCCTTCATCCCCTCTCAGGCACCGCCGGGATTTTTTGCTTGCTATTCTAATTTTGTGAATGCATCTAATTATACAGCAATCTAATATGTTCCATAGGGGACATGAATTATAGGATGCTTTTGGAGCTTAATAGATAATCGATTCTGCAACTAAACTTTTGGAGTTTGCTTTCGAGCCAAATACTGCAAGGCTCCTGCTTAGTCCAGTACTTTTTTGAGCTTGCCTCATTGAAACTAACTATCGATCATGAACTTTAACCTGAGCGTTCCTGCCTCAATTGCAGCACTATTCTCTTGGCACTAAGACCAAATAATAATTGTCAACCAACTCTAGGTGAAGGTATGAAGTTTCTGTTCACAGCTACTTGAATAAGTTCTGAACAGTTTTTAGAGTAAGTTACTCTGCTTTATATAGTAATTGGCCACACACTTGAAAAAGCTGAACTGCATAATCTGAGAACTTGAATTGTATTACAAAGTGCTATGATCATAAGATCGATAAATTATTTCTAACCCCCAATAACTAAAAAGAAATACTTGCCCTACATACAAGAGTTGTGCATTTCGTCAAGCCTTTGATGGTGGACGGTTATTTCCAACTGGGCTCGGTCCGGATGGTGTCTTTCGGAGCTTCTGCTCATAGGCCTCTTTTCTGTTTCTCTATTCATAGAAATGACCACACTTTTGACTATTTCATCAACGTTAACATAGCAAACAGGTATCAGAGTTGGAGGAAAATGATTCTGCTTATGTGCTTACCTTAACTTTCTGACTGTTACCCCCTGCATTCCCCATGTCATATGCAGCACTCGCGATCTTGAAATGTCCTGCAGCAGATATATAAAAGGTAGTAGCTCTTGTAAAAACTGGAATCTTTGATCCCGAAATGGTGAAACCACGATTGATTCAATCTGATTCCTGCATTGGATGGGAATGGTAGTGTGAAAAGCTTACCTGTTGTTGTTTGTTGAAATGTGGAGGAAGTAGCATGTAATGCAACCAGCATGAGTGATAGAAGGAGAAAGGGAAATAAAATGTGTAGTCTTTTCATCTTAAGTTTGCAGTGCGGGAAAATGGAGGAGGAGTAGAAATTATGAAGTGAGGTCTCTGTAGTGATTGAGTGTGTGGTAATTATAATAAACAAAGCAGAGAGAATAATGAGAATGGGTGGTGGGTGATGAAGATGAGCAATCTGGGGTTTGTTTGTTCTCATTGTGAGTTGACTTCTTCACCCTCATCATAATCTTGAGTTGAAGTCTTTCCCCTTCATCATTGAATCAAGTGGTTTTGCATGGTGTGGAGGTGGGggatatgtttattttttggaCGTATATATGTAGTGGCTAAATTTTAATAGGAAACAAGTTGGTTGGAGTTTGAATTTTCACCTACATATATTTGTACTTAAATAAGTGTGAGTAAAGGGGATGTCAATTTGTCTTTAACATCTTTGTGGCATCTGCCCTAAACCCTCCTTTTGGAGTAAGAGATAGAGTAGAGCCTATCCCTACCCCAATGCCCAATGCCCAATGTCGGTATCTGCAGTAAAAACTGTCGGCTGTTAGTATGCCTACCCACACCCCACTCCAATTAATCCATCTCTCTCAACAcgaataattttatttctatttctaACCATGCCATGCTCAGGAATTAACAAATTATTAATTTCACAACTATCCATTTGGGTAACTTAATTTTGTTGTGCATTCTACTAAGTTGTTGCGAGTTCGTGCACGGCTGTATATTGAACTCCAATCAGACAAAGTTTGAAgctatcaatttttatttgaggTGTTTCTGGGTATAATCGGATTCGGGTGTACCGTATAATCGAGTTGCAGCCTCACTTAGATCCTAACTCACACCCTGATCTGAATTAGTATCCTAACCTGAACCtcttataaataacactattttaggTGCGGGTCAATTTGATTGTACGGTACAACCcaagtttttgtatttttatttagcaGCATATTGTGGAAGGTCACATGATGTCATATAATTCGGTGCTGACATTATCATCTAATAACCTAAGGTGATGAAAAGCCCACAGATTTTACTGTTAATCTGTTATGGATGTGGGTTGGGTCCAGCCTGAGTTTCccttgtttttcttttcaacTGCCACATTATGCACACTATCACTATGTTtatctatttctattttctCAACTCTTTCATCTTTCCACGGCTACTGACAAAACAAAAGATTTGGAGTGAAGATTGAATCTTATATTCAATTATTACTCGATCAACAATATAATTATGTTTCCTCATGTCCGAAGACAACAGCTTTTGTATTTGATAGGGCTATAAACGACTTTCAACATTCAGCTTTTTTGATATGAAATTTCACTAAAGCTGAAAATAGCTTACAACTGCGACATTCTGATCATAATATATGACTTCCATCTGAATTTTGTATATCTTCACATTCATATTTTCCCCAGTTAATTATCcctataaatgatatttttgcaATTTCCTGGTATGGCTTCCCAAATTAGTAGCAGGCAAAGAATTTATTCCCATCCAAATATTTTTTGCTAGCCGTAGCTGTTTCTCCATATGAAGAAATTGTTAAAGTGGCAACTGACAGCAAAACCTTAAAAGACAGACACGGAGTAGATGAGGAGTTTCACAATCAACTTCACCCAAACGGGCGACTTTTGGCAGCCTCAGTTTGATTAACTGTAAATAGGAATGTCGATCCAGCCTGAAATTCATGGGCCGACTCAAATAACTCGATAAAATTAAAGGATTAGAGCATCTCTAAAGGAAACTCTACAATAGAGTATACTTCATTCTATTGTGGAGTTAAAACgtacattttctttattttcatctCCAACAATTGACTCTACATTTCATTGTAGAATATTTCAATTCTATGTTTTCTATTGTTAagttattttatcaatttaattatcatatactatatatatttataaataatatatttatgttcAATCATATTTAAAATTAGTAACAACTAATtagtaaatatttttaattatataattatatttatgttcaatcatatttttaatttaatattttttataaaaattagtaaataaagCGCTATACTAACATTACACAATACATTAATTatagaataattaatttatttcaacaaCATAAAAACTAACATTACACAATACTTTtttattagaattaaaatacTTGACAAAACATAAATTACATGATAATAACAactaattttctaaattaaaaaatccTTCCTACATGTATAATAGAATTATCTATAAAAAAGAACACACCTTTATGGTATATTTCTTCTGTGATTTAGCTTGACATTTCTATAAACTACCAATTTGCCTAGATAATTTGACAtttttgatgtgataatattatccatctttgaagtgaaaataaggaaggaaaaatgacGAGCATctctttttgtgtcaaatgttgaaaaaggaaggagacatttaaaggcataaatttgtattatccatcattttccatggatacatttatccatcaaagtaaacgcagccttaaTAACAAACTACATTTGAATTTTCATTAACCATCAAATTATCTTTCCCAACACTATTCCGATTCAAGAAACTCTATAAAATTGAATCTTATTCACGCCTCACTTAATTGTTCCCCTTAGCAGCCGCATGAGCAGAGAtaaatttttcttcttttttttcctttgtgTAATTCGCTTTGCCGGGGTTCAATTTCCTGAGCCTCCAAAGTGTTTCCGCCATTGATGAGAATACAAAAAAGTAGCTTCTTATTTGATAGTTCGAGAAGTCTTTGTGCAGATAAAATGATGATgtaaagaaaaaattaacaGATTAAATCAATTCGTTAAAAAGGAGACCAAATGATTTGAAATATAAAACTACAAGGAtctagtaaaataaaaaatttgtagTACTTAATGAAACAAAACATAAAAGTACAAGGACCTGTATATGTGATTTGCCAATGTTGATTAACTTCTTTGTTCTTGATGTAAAACCATTCATGGCTACTCTGttctttctaatttttaaaaatttattttaatcataATGTGACATATAGGgacgtttactttgaaggattagtcttgatagataaaaatagtaagactaatccCTTATTTACTCCAAAgcccttaattatttttatagaaatcCTACTATTGAATATAAAAAAAGGTAAGTATCAAATACGCCCCTAACATAGAG is a window encoding:
- the LOC131000770 gene encoding inner membrane protein PPF-1, chloroplastic isoform X2; this translates as MARTLISSPSFFGTRLPSLSRHGLVPSSRRISTGVKFSLHQLPPIDHAVHFGAILQRAESLLYTLADAAVAVDGGAGPSDSAATAAQKSGGWFGFISDAMEVVLKVLKDGLATVHVPYAYGFAIILLTVFVKVATLPLTKQQVESTLAMQNLQPKIKAIQQRYAGNQERIQLETSRLYKQAGVNPLAGCLPTLATIPVWIGLYQALSNVANEGLLTEGFFWIPSLGGPTTIAARQSGAGISWLFPFVDGHPPLGWHDTAAYLVLPVLLVVSQFVSMEIMKPPQTDDPNQKNTLLVLKFLPLMIGYFSLSVPSGLSIYWFTNNVLSTAQQVWLRKLGGAKPAVAENASGIISAGRAKRSGAQPERTGERFKQLKEEEKKQKLSALPADDVQASDPADPESEDDTDNDTEPKDKEALEEAYVSSSAKPVPSGPRRSKRSKRKRAHYSLGTKTK
- the LOC131000770 gene encoding inner membrane protein PPF-1, chloroplastic isoform X3, whose translation is MARTLISSPSFFGTRLPSLSRHGLVPSSRRISTGVKFSLHQLPPIDHAVHFGAILQRAESLLYTLADAAVAVDGGAGPSDSAATAAQKSGGWFGFISDAMEVVLKVLKDGLATVHVPYAYGFAIILLTVFVKVATLPLTKQQVESTLAMQNLQPKIKAIQQRYAGNQERIQLETSRLYKQAGVNPLAGCLPTLATIPVWIGLYQALSNVANEGLLTEGFFWIPSLGGPTTIAARQSGAGISWLFPFVDGHPPLGWHDTAAYLVLPVLLVVSQFVSMEIMKPPQTDDPNQKNTLLVLKFLPLMIGYFSLSVPSGLSIYWFTNNVLSTAQQVWLRKLGGAKPAVAENASGIISAGRAKRSGAQPERTGERFKQLKEEEKKQKLSALPADDVQASDPADPESEDDTDNDTEPKDKEALEEAYVSSSAKPVPSGPRRSKRSKRKRATRSR
- the LOC131000770 gene encoding inner membrane protein PPF-1, chloroplastic isoform X4 — protein: MARTLISSPSFFGTRLPSLSRHGLVPSSRRISTGVKFSLHQLPPIDHAVHFGAILQRAESLLYTLADAAVAVDGGAGPSDSAATAAQKSGGWFGFISDAMEVVLKVLKDGLATVHVPYAYGFAIILLTVFVKVATLPLTKQQVESTLAMQNLQPKIKAIQQRYAGNQERIQLETSRLYKQAGVNPLAGCLPTLATIPVWIGLYQALSNVANEGLLTEGFFWIPSLGGPTTIAARQSGAGISWLFPFVDGHPPLGWHDTAAYLVLPVLLVVSQFVSMEIMKPPQTDDPNQKNTLLVLKFLPLMIGYFSLSVPSGLSIYWFTNNVLSTAQQVWLRKLGGAKPAVAENASGIISAGRAKRSGAQPERTGERFKQLKEEEKKQKLSALPADDVQASDPADPESEDDTDNDTEPKDKEALEEAYVSSSAKPVPSGPRRSKRSKRKRAP
- the LOC131000770 gene encoding inner membrane protein PPF-1, chloroplastic isoform X1, encoding MARTLISSPSFFGTRLPSLSRHGLVPSSRRISTGVKFSLHQLPPIDHAVHFGAILQRAESLLYTLADAAVAVDGGAGPSDSAATAAQKSGGWFGFISDAMEVVLKVLKDGLATVHVPYAYGFAIILLTVFVKVATLPLTKQQVESTLAMQNLQPKIKAIQQRYAGNQERIQLETSRLYKQAGVNPLAGCLPTLATIPVWIGLYQALSNVANEGLLTEGFFWIPSLGGPTTIAARQSGAGISWLFPFVDGHPPLGWHDTAAYLVLPVLLVVSQFVSMEIMKPPQTDDPNQKNTLLVLKFLPLMIGYFSLSVPSGLSIYWFTNNVLSTAQQVWLRKLGGAKPAVAENASGIISAGRAKRSGAQPERTGERFKQLKEEEKKQKLSALPADDVQASDPADPESEDDTDNDTEPKDKEALEEAYVSSSAKPVPSGPRRSKRSKRKRALFLHMKKLLKWQLTAKP
- the LOC131000772 gene encoding uncharacterized protein LOC131000772; the protein is MRTNKPQIAHLHHPPPILIILSALFIIITTHSITTETSLHNFYSSSIFPHCKLKMKRLHILFPFLLLSLMLVALHATSSTFQQTTTGHFKIASAAYDMGNAGGNSQKVKRNRKEAYEQKLRKTPSGPSPVGNNRPPSKA